AAACTTCATGTTTTTTTACCTTGAACGGACTACAATTGCTTTTGATGCAATGAACTTTTGTCACTGAGTTCTGTTCTTATTAACTTTACCTAAGCTAGAAAGGGCAATATAGGgatcaaaaaaagaattgaaggtCTTCTCAAGCCTAAGTAAGTAAATGCCAATGCCTTCCTTACTACATTTTCAAAACTTAAGTTGGAAAGTCCATCTTGTTCCATTTGTCTACCTATCGAGTTGGAATTTCATCTTGAACTCAGTGCATTAGGTGCTTTACGGAATTGGCGCGATTTTGCATGGATTCTTTCTTAGTTCCTTTCTATATTGCCGTAAGGCTTATTTCAAACCTGTATCAGacattcaaaatccaaactctTATTTAGCATCATAACCGCGATAAGATTTGGACTTATTATTCTTAGTCTGAACTGTGTAGGATGGTCGTCCAGGAGCATGGGCTTGGCGAGGAAGTTCTCAACATTGTGAGTCAATATATTGGAACTAACACTCCAGAAATTCAGGTAACTTATTTTGCTTTAATAGTCTCTATATTTTGGGAAGTGCTTGCTGCTTGGTATTGTCATTCTTGCATTTGATATGCCATCATTCATGTTTCATGATTCAGCTGTTTCTGTATTCCTCCAAGCACTAGTTCATTGATGTGAGATGTATATGTTGTTGTGATGCAGGAGCGTTGTAACAGGCTCAAGGAAAAAAGTCTGGAGAAACATGATCGAAGCTTCAGAAGTTTCGAAGGAAATGGACCAGAATATAACTCCTTCCTTGGAAAAAGTCTAAGTGCTACTTTAGACTCTTTTGACAATTTGTTTTGTCGTCGGTGTTTGGTACTTGAATTGAAACTGATATTGGTTTTACGATCAATTTAATTAGGTAACTTCAACAATTAATATCTGCTTTGCAGGTTTTTGACTGTCGTCTTCATGGCTGTTCTCAAAGTCTTATTGGCCCTGTAAGAATTGGTTTTATCAGACCTGTCCTTGACCTGATAATTTGTCATTTGTTGAATCTGAAAGATGATTTACTTGACAGAGCGAAAAGCAGATGTATTCTTCTGAATCGGACGATGATGGGAACCCTTGCAGTGATCAGTGTTACCTAAGGGTATGGCCTTTTCCTTTTAGATCTTTAATTTTGCTTTATTTGCTTTTGTATCTGCATCTAAGCTCCCTGGAGGAAAGTTCCAAGCACTCTTTGAGTGTTGTTTCAGGATTACTGGAGGGATGTATAAAGGATTGTCCACTCAAATTATTTTGGTCCCATTTACTCTCTGATTGTTGATTAATGACTTCCCATGCAAGGGTGAAGGTTTGTATGGTGCCCCATCCTCCTGTCAAGGCCCATCTATTAAACAACAACCACGCCCACCCCCCCCACTTCTGTATTCATAGAACAAGAAAAAAGCCCTGTCAATGGGCCATGCTGGGGTTTTGTGCTCTATTGACGTGTTGATTAGAAGGGAATCTAATTTTAACCTATCCTAAGAAGCTTATATTGCTACCATAGTCTTCCGAGGTCTGAATGCAACCTACCATTAGCATAAATTTGAGCTTATCTTTTTCTTTGGGTCCTAAGTAAATTTGAGCTTGTCTTGGGCAACCTGActtctttttacttttcacaTAAGATTGAAAAATGCAAAGTACCTATATAAGAGACTATAATTTTCCATCATTTTGTCTGCCTTCCACAATAACATTTTTTGCTTGGGCTATGCCATACTTTGATTCCATGTGTCAAGGAAAGAAATACGATGTATCTGTAAAATGAAAGCCAGTTATCGTATGTACTGCAAACAGGGAGTATTTACAGTAAGGTAACTTTCAAGACTTCTAGTTTTTCAGTCATGCATATGTTACAACCACGTTCATACTGTACCACCTCCCAGGTCGTCACACTTCATGCTATCGGATTGGCTGACATATGTTTTTGCCATTTCTGCATGGGGATTTCTGTTATTATGGTCTGCAGTTAAAAGTTGTCAAAGACTTGCCGGAAGGGTCAGCTGTTAAGTCCTTGCATACAATAGAAAGCAGAAGCTCGGACGAGGAAGAACGGTCTCCAATGTCCCCTAGTGCTGATGACACACGTGATGAGGGTACATGTACAGTTTTTCCTTCCTGACAACAGATGCATTGCTGAGATAATGGAGATTATTACATTTTTTCATAGTCTGAAAGCTGTGCTCATTGTCTAAATTGGACACATATCTCATGGCAGTAATGGACTATGGAATGGGGATGCACAAGGTTCCAAAGCATGCAATTGAAGTGCCGGAAAACTTAACCCTGGTTTCATATGATGACCAGGGTTCTTGCAAAAAACAGAAACTGTTATCAACTCATAATGAAGTTACTCTAGCCTGCGATGGGATTCCAACTGTAGACTCTGGTTCAAGTGAAGAAGGCGGGGACATCCAAATTGGGGTCCCCGATAACAATGAACTCCTTAAGGCCACCATAGCGGAAGACAAATCCAGCTGTTCACTTGGGCAGAGTGAGGACTGTGCCAGACATGAAGCAAAAGGCATTTGCCACAATGCAGAAGCTCCCATCTTCAAGGAGGCATCCAATTCCACAAAAGGACAAGTGCAAGGAGTTCTAAGCAACAGTGAGTGGCAACCTCTTGAGAAAGAACTGTACTTGAAGGGAATTGAGAtctttggaagaaacaggtaaTTCATTCCCTACAAGTGTAATCATCTTGATATCTTGTATGACTGTGAGTGTGACTGCATCTGCATGGGACTGGGAGgaagaaattgaaattttatgagaTGGGATGCTGGCCATGGTATAATACCTCACTTGATGACCAAGGAGCATAGGTGTGTCTTACTAATGGTGTTTTATCTTGCAAGCTAGGAAGGGCGGAATGGGAGGCTTTGAATGTGCAGAACTTTGGTGGAGCCAGTCTTTAGTAGTTAAAAATGCATAGAAGCTGAGTATTGCATATAATATATGGAAATTAGAAATAGCAGAAGACTACTCTGGTACAATTTCATGGATGAAAATGAAATCTGGAGATGGATCTTAAATGGATGGCCACTTTAATATATCTATGGAGTTTATTTACATTTATAGACTGCACTTTTGTTCGTTCATACGCACATTGTAATTGTGTGAATTTGAGGGTCGGTGAATTTGCAGTTTTATGTGTTTGTTGAATGCTTGGGCCTCCTGAACTACTAGTTTACTTTTTGTGTTTTACCTTACTAAAAACGTATGCTTTGCAGTTGCCTCATAGCCAGGAACTTACTTTCTGGCTTGAAGACTTGCATGGAGGTATCCAGTTACATGTACAATCATGGAGCTGCCCTGCCGCGTGGAGCTATTGGTATTCGGAGTTCATTTGCAGAAGAAACTGAGAAATTTGATGCAGATTTTATGGTTTGTTTAGTTACTTCTCTTTTTATCCTTTATGATATGATAAGCAGGTAGGTGAGGAACTGAGGATACTTATCAAAAGATAAATAAGTAAAACCAAGCAAGTAGGTGAGGTGTTCTAGCTAAGGTGGGAACTTGAAACCATTGTTTACTGCTACCCAGAACAAAGCCAGTAGACATCTTTCTGTCATTTTCAGTTATACTGCCTATGTTTTGTTGGTCAACGATAAAGATATTGTAAATGTCTTTAAGTACTTAATAaagctcattatttttattttccaaatcaGTATGGACTGTACTATCTACATCAACTTTTAAAGTAGCCTTGTGTTGCTCCAACTGAATTCAAAGTGCACTAATTTCTCTTGTATCTCCACCAGTTGGAGAACCACCTTGGGGAACTTGTTTGTACACTTCTAAAGtctgtaaatatttatttcagtCCCTGTGAACTGGGGTGTTCATTTGAGCAAGTGTATTTAGTAGTAGCTATTTGGTTGTGTTAGGAGCCAGAGATACCAGCAAGGCCGAGGTTACTTCGTAAAAGGGGCAGAACGCGGAAGCTTAAATATTCTTGGAAGTCTGCTGGCCATCCATCAATGTGGAAAAGAATTGCAGATGGGAAAAACCAGTCTTGTAAGCAATATATACCATGTGGATGTAGGTCAATGTGCGGAAAGCAATGCCCCTGTCTGCATAATGGAAATTGCTGTGAGAAGTATTGTGGGTAAGCACAAAATAGATGAAATGCGTAAAGCTCTTGAAAAGTAGTCATGCTCCATTCTTTGTGAGATAAATCTTGCTGAATGATAAAGTGTCAAATGCATGCCTTGGAGTGATTAATTTAACTC
The sequence above is a segment of the Rhododendron vialii isolate Sample 1 chromosome 13a, ASM3025357v1 genome. Coding sequences within it:
- the LOC131314430 gene encoding histone-lysine N-methyltransferase EZA1 isoform X5, yielding MISKLTDSASKPRKLHAEQTSDGFGNLTRKIQQMKKQIQADRVVSIREKLEENRKKLESHVSLLVSSATLRNDASVIDADGQGRILSSRIENPLCKFGGFAQASGDKDYVNVQEVVYSISAKLPYIENIPPYTTWIFLDRNQRMAEDQSVVGRRRIYYDPHGSEALICSDSEEDIAESEEEKRAFSEGEDRILRMVVQEHGLGEEVLNIVSQYIGTNTPEIQERCNRLKEKSLEKHDRSFRSFEGNGPEYNSFLGKSLSATLDSFDNLFCRRCLVFDCRLHGCSQSLIGPSEKQMYSSESDDDGNPCSDQCYLRLKVVKDLPEGSAVKSLHTIESRSSDEEERSPMSPSADDTRDEVMDYGMGMHKVPKHAIEVPENLTLVSYDDQGSCKKQKLLSTHNEVTLACDGIPTVDSGSSEEGGDIQIGVPDNNELLKATIAEDKSSCSLGQSEDCARHEAKGICHNAEAPIFKEASNSTKGQVQGVLSNSEWQPLEKELYLKGIEIFGRNSCLIARNLLSGLKTCMEVSSYMYNHGAALPRGAIGIRSSFAEETEKFDADFMEPEIPARPRLLRKRGRTRKLKYSWKSAGHPSMWKRIADGKNQSCKQYIPCGCRSMCGKQCPCLHNGNCCEKYCGCSKSCKNRFRGCHCAKSQCRSRQCPCFAAGRECDPDVCRNCWVSCGDGSLGEPPKRGDGQCGNMRLLLRQQQRILLAKSEVAGWGAFLKFVLDAYRKGDKLKFANHSSNPNCYAKVMLVAGDHRVGIFAKEHIEASEELFYDYRYGPDQAPVWARKPDGSRGDDSSVSHGRAKKHQSH
- the LOC131314430 gene encoding histone-lysine N-methyltransferase EZA1 isoform X3; protein product: MKKQIQADRVVSIREKLEENRKKLESHVSLLVSSATLRNDASVIDADGQGRILSSRIENPLCKFGGFAQASGDKDYVNVQEVVYSISAKLPYIENIPPYTTWIFLDRNQRMAEDQSVVGRRRIYYDPHGSEALICSDSEEDIAESEEEKRAFSEGEDRILRMVVQEHGLGEEVLNIVSQYIGTNTPEIQERCNRLKEKSLEKHDRSFRSFEGNGPEYNSFLGKSLSATLDSFDNLFCRRCLVFDCRLHGCSQSLIGPSEKQMYSSESDDDGNPCSDQCYLRLKVVKDLPEGSAVKSLHTIESRSSDEEERSPMSPSADDTRDEGTLMDYGMGMHKVPKHAIEVPENLTLVSYDDQGSCKKQKLLSTHNEVTLACDGIPTVDSGSSEEGGDIQIGVPDNNELLKATIAEDKSSCSLGQSEDCARHEAKGICHNAEAPIFKEASNSTKGQVQGVLSNSEWQPLEKELYLKGIEIFGRNSCLIARNLLSGLKTCMEVSSYMYNHGAALPRGAIGIRSSFAEETEKFDADFMEPEIPARPRLLRKRGRTRKLKYSWKSAGHPSMWKRIADGKNQSCKQYIPCGCRSMCGKQCPCLHNGNCCEKYCGCSKSCKNRFRGCHCAKSQCRSRQCPCFAAGRECDPDVCRNCWVSCGDGSLGEPPKRGDGQCGNMRLLLRQQQRILLAKSEVAGWGAFLKNPVNKNDYLGEYTGELISHREADKRGKIYDRANSSFLFDLNDQFVLDAYRKGDKLKFANHSSNPNCYAKVMLVAGDHRVGIFAKEHIEASEELFYDYRYGPDQAPVWARKPDGSRGDDSSVSHGRAKKHQSH
- the LOC131314430 gene encoding histone-lysine N-methyltransferase EZA1 isoform X4 produces the protein MISKLTDSASKPRKLHAEQTSDGFGNLTRKIQQMKKQIQADRVVSIREKLEENRKKLESHVSLLVSSATLRNDASVIDADGQGRILSSRIENPLCKFGGFAQASGDKDYVNVQEVVYSISAKLPYIENIPPYTTWIFLDRNQRMAEDQSVVGRRRIYYDPHGSEALICSDSEEDIAESEEEKRAFSEGEDRILRMVVQEHGLGEEVLNIVSQYIGTNTPEIQERCNRLKEKSLEKHDRSFRSFEGNGPEYNSFLGKSLSATLDSFDNLFCRRCLVFDCRLHGCSQSLIGPSEKQMYSSESDDDGNPCSDQCYLRLKVVKDLPEGSAVKSLHTIESRSSDEEERSPMSPSADDTRDEGTLMDYGMGMHKVPKHAIEVPENLTLVSYDDQGSCKKQKLLSTHNEVTLACDGIPTVDSGSSEEGGDIQIGVPDNNELLKATIAEDKSSCSLGQSEDCARHEAKGICHNAEAPIFKEASNSTKGQVQGVLSNSEWQPLEKELYLKGIEIFGRNSCLIARNLLSGLKTCMEVSSYMYNHGAALPRGAIGIRSSFAEETEKFDADFMEPEIPARPRLLRKRGRTRKLKYSWKSAGHPSMWKRIADGKNQSCKQYIPCGCRSMCGKQCPCLHNGNCCEKYCGCSKSCKNRFRGCHCAKSQCRSRQCPCFAAGRECDPDVCRNCWVSCGDGSLGEPPKRGDGQCGNMRLLLRQQQRILLAKSEVAGWGAFLKFVLDAYRKGDKLKFANHSSNPNCYAKVMLVAGDHRVGIFAKEHIEASEELFYDYRYGPDQAPVWARKPDGSRGDDSSVSHGRAKKHQSH
- the LOC131314430 gene encoding histone-lysine N-methyltransferase EZA1 isoform X1, whose amino-acid sequence is MISKLTDSASKPRKLHAEQTSDGFGNLTRKIQQMKKQIQADRVVSIREKLEENRKKLESHVSLLVSSATLRNDASVIDADGQGRILSSRIENPLCKFGGFAQASGDKDYVNVQEVVYSISAKLPYIENIPPYTTWIFLDRNQRMAEDQSVVGRRRIYYDPHGSEALICSDSEEDIAESEEEKRAFSEGEDRILRMVVQEHGLGEEVLNIVSQYIGTNTPEIQERCNRLKEKSLEKHDRSFRSFEGNGPEYNSFLGKSLSATLDSFDNLFCRRCLVFDCRLHGCSQSLIGPSEKQMYSSESDDDGNPCSDQCYLRLKVVKDLPEGSAVKSLHTIESRSSDEEERSPMSPSADDTRDEGTLMDYGMGMHKVPKHAIEVPENLTLVSYDDQGSCKKQKLLSTHNEVTLACDGIPTVDSGSSEEGGDIQIGVPDNNELLKATIAEDKSSCSLGQSEDCARHEAKGICHNAEAPIFKEASNSTKGQVQGVLSNSEWQPLEKELYLKGIEIFGRNSCLIARNLLSGLKTCMEVSSYMYNHGAALPRGAIGIRSSFAEETEKFDADFMEPEIPARPRLLRKRGRTRKLKYSWKSAGHPSMWKRIADGKNQSCKQYIPCGCRSMCGKQCPCLHNGNCCEKYCGCSKSCKNRFRGCHCAKSQCRSRQCPCFAAGRECDPDVCRNCWVSCGDGSLGEPPKRGDGQCGNMRLLLRQQQRILLAKSEVAGWGAFLKNPVNKNDYLGEYTGELISHREADKRGKIYDRANSSFLFDLNDQFVLDAYRKGDKLKFANHSSNPNCYAKVMLVAGDHRVGIFAKEHIEASEELFYDYRYGPDQAPVWARKPDGSRGDDSSVSHGRAKKHQSH
- the LOC131314430 gene encoding histone-lysine N-methyltransferase EZA1 isoform X2, whose translation is MISKLTDSASKPRKLHAEQTSDGFGNLTRKIQQMKKQIQADRVVSIREKLEENRKKLESHVSLLVSSATLRNDASVIDADGQGRILSSRIENPLCKFGGFAQASGDKDYVNVQEVVYSISAKLPYIENIPPYTTWIFLDRNQRMAEDQSVVGRRRIYYDPHGSEALICSDSEEDIAESEEEKRAFSEGEDRILRMVVQEHGLGEEVLNIVSQYIGTNTPEIQERCNRLKEKSLEKHDRSFRSFEGNGPEYNSFLGKSLSATLDSFDNLFCRRCLVFDCRLHGCSQSLIGPSEKQMYSSESDDDGNPCSDQCYLRLKVVKDLPEGSAVKSLHTIESRSSDEEERSPMSPSADDTRDEVMDYGMGMHKVPKHAIEVPENLTLVSYDDQGSCKKQKLLSTHNEVTLACDGIPTVDSGSSEEGGDIQIGVPDNNELLKATIAEDKSSCSLGQSEDCARHEAKGICHNAEAPIFKEASNSTKGQVQGVLSNSEWQPLEKELYLKGIEIFGRNSCLIARNLLSGLKTCMEVSSYMYNHGAALPRGAIGIRSSFAEETEKFDADFMEPEIPARPRLLRKRGRTRKLKYSWKSAGHPSMWKRIADGKNQSCKQYIPCGCRSMCGKQCPCLHNGNCCEKYCGCSKSCKNRFRGCHCAKSQCRSRQCPCFAAGRECDPDVCRNCWVSCGDGSLGEPPKRGDGQCGNMRLLLRQQQRILLAKSEVAGWGAFLKNPVNKNDYLGEYTGELISHREADKRGKIYDRANSSFLFDLNDQFVLDAYRKGDKLKFANHSSNPNCYAKVMLVAGDHRVGIFAKEHIEASEELFYDYRYGPDQAPVWARKPDGSRGDDSSVSHGRAKKHQSH
- the LOC131314430 gene encoding histone-lysine N-methyltransferase EZA1 isoform X6, which encodes MAEDQSVVGRRRIYYDPHGSEALICSDSEEDIAESEEEKRAFSEGEDRILRMVVQEHGLGEEVLNIVSQYIGTNTPEIQERCNRLKEKSLEKHDRSFRSFEGNGPEYNSFLGKSLSATLDSFDNLFCRRCLVFDCRLHGCSQSLIGPSEKQMYSSESDDDGNPCSDQCYLRLKVVKDLPEGSAVKSLHTIESRSSDEEERSPMSPSADDTRDEGTLMDYGMGMHKVPKHAIEVPENLTLVSYDDQGSCKKQKLLSTHNEVTLACDGIPTVDSGSSEEGGDIQIGVPDNNELLKATIAEDKSSCSLGQSEDCARHEAKGICHNAEAPIFKEASNSTKGQVQGVLSNSEWQPLEKELYLKGIEIFGRNSCLIARNLLSGLKTCMEVSSYMYNHGAALPRGAIGIRSSFAEETEKFDADFMEPEIPARPRLLRKRGRTRKLKYSWKSAGHPSMWKRIADGKNQSCKQYIPCGCRSMCGKQCPCLHNGNCCEKYCGCSKSCKNRFRGCHCAKSQCRSRQCPCFAAGRECDPDVCRNCWVSCGDGSLGEPPKRGDGQCGNMRLLLRQQQRILLAKSEVAGWGAFLKNPVNKNDYLGEYTGELISHREADKRGKIYDRANSSFLFDLNDQFVLDAYRKGDKLKFANHSSNPNCYAKVMLVAGDHRVGIFAKEHIEASEELFYDYRYGPDQAPVWARKPDGSRGDDSSVSHGRAKKHQSH